The Aspergillus nidulans FGSC A4 chromosome VII nucleotide sequence CGGTACGTATGGCTGcgcggcgctgaagaaggatatcCCCAACTCGTTGTTCGAGCGTAACTCGACGGTCTACAACGATGAATCGAACAACTTCTGGTCCAATACGGAGATCATGTCACCCGAGTGCGTCTTTCGCCCGGAGTCCGCGACCGAGCTTGGTACGGCGATTAAGTTGCTGAAGCGGACGAACACGCAGTTTGCTGTACGCGGTGGTGGCCATATGGGTATCAGGGTGCGCATTCCAATGCAAATTGCACGGTACGAAGCTAATGCACACCAAATAGGGCTCAAACAACATTGACGGCGGTGTCTTGATTGTCATGTCGAAGCTGAACACTCTGGAGCTGAACGAGGACCAGTCCATCCTGCACCTTGGTCCTTCGCACCGGTTGGTTTCCCTGTCGCATCTTTCCTAGGTATAAGGAGGCTCAGCTGACCGTTTCAGCTGGGGCGAGGTCTACTCTTACCTCCAGCCCTACGGCCTCGCTGTTGCCGGCGGCCGTCTCGCGCCCGTCGGTGTCCCTGGTCTGCTCCTGGCCGGCGGCGTGAACTTCTATGGTAACCAGGTCGGCTGGGGCTGCGACACGGTCGTCAACTATGAGGTTGTTTTGGCCGACGGCTCCGTTGTCCAAGTCAACAAGACCAGCTACCCTGACCTGTTCTGGGCGCTCAAGGGTGGTAGCAGCAACTTTGGTCTGGTGACGCGCTTCGACGTCGAGACGATCAAATCACCGCTTGTCTGGGCGGGTTCGTACACGGTGTCGGAGGAGTACATTGATGATTTCCTCAAGGTATGATACCGCTGGAGATGGGCAGATCGGAGTTGCTAAAGAACATACGCAGGCCGTCGCTACCTTTGCCGCCAACATCTCCGACCCTAAGACGCACATTGTCCCCGCTCTGGTCCCTATCCCAGGCTCGCCCACCGTTGCCTCCGCCATCCTCTTCTACGACAGCGCCGACACCTCCTTCCCCGAGGTCTTCAAGCCATTCACCGATATCCCGGTCTACGCCAGCACTCTTGGCTTCAAGACGCTTGCCGACTTTGCCGAGGAGCTTGGCCAGATGGTCGTTGACGATATCAAGTACGTCTTCCCCTCTCATCTTCCACCAACGAGCCCTACTAATAAATCAGTGACGTTTTCGTCGCCGGCACCGTCAAGGGCACGACCTATGGCGAATTGTACCATGgtatcagcatcatcaacagcacctTCTTCGCCCGCCTGCCCGAACTATACGCCAAAGTCCCCGCATCCGCCATCTCGACCATCCAGCTCGACTGGCAACCGATCGGCAAACTCTGGCTGGACGCCTCTGCCAAGGCTGGCGGTAACCCGCTGGGCCTCGACGCGTCGAAGGTCTACCTCGCGTACGCGGAGGTCGTCGAGTGGACCGATTCGCAGTACGATGAGGTCGTCATGCAGTGGGTTGAGGAGACGACCAATGCGATCAACGCCGCCACCAAAAAGGCTGGTCTTTATGATCCGTTCAACTACATTGGCGACGCGGCGGGCTTCCAGGAGATTTTCCCAGGTTATGGGGCAGAGAACCATCGCCGACTGGCGAAGATTGCACAAAAGTATGACCCCCATGCGGTCTTTCAGAGTTTGATGCCGGGAGGGTTCAAGGTTTTTGAGAACTAGACTaggtctctttcttcttttaatTATTGGATACTCAGGTATCATACTATTCTGTGTATTATTTTTTGTGAACTAGAGAGAAACCTAATACCCTATCTACCCTAACCGCCCCCAAACCCTTCCGTAACAGAAATCACTCAATCTGAAACCGGCGAAACCGCCACTAAGCGCCCTGAATTAGGCAAACCCTGCAGCCCGGCAGTTCTAGTCTCGGGTCCATGAACGCTGCTATCCAATCCAGTTCGTGTTTCTGACTCGATCCCACAAGTGATGTCAACTAATTGGCCCAGGGACCAACATCACCGCCAAAACCGCCAGATCGAACCATCATAGCCAAGAATCGACGGGCCTTAATATCGGGCCTGTCATATCCTACTGCATGAGCTGCCTTCAAAGACGCAGCCACTGTCGGAAATTTTAGCCATCATCTTTGTTGGCTGTCCTGTTATCTGGCAGAATGAAGCGATCTCGATCGACCGATTCGGTCCTGAAACACCTTTAACTTGCTTTGGAATTGGCAGGGCGGGTGCATGCAGGGTCCCATTTCATTCTGTCTCTGGACCTGAGTCTAGTCCTACCTGAGGTAGGGCTGGCGGCTATAGAGTACACTAGGGCAGGTAGCTATATAATGCGGTAGACCTCGAtctcttctccccctcccctctACCTAGTGAGTCTCATTTCTTTCAATTCTAGTCATTCCTTTTCCCCTGTTTTTCTTCTATACATTCCTTTGATAGGACTTGTTCTTCAGACATGCGCATCTTCAGTCTTGCATTGGGGTTTCTCCCCCTTGTGGCCGGCCACACCCTCATGACCACCCTCTACGTCGACGGCGAGAACCAAGGCGATGGCGTATGCATCCGCATGAACCGCAACGCTGAAAAGGCGACGTTTCCGATTAGTCCGCTTGCGAACGATGCGATGGCGTGTGGTGCGCACTTGCCCCGTTCCATTCTTGATACCACCAACCTTAGGAATATTGCTTGTGCTGATTGTATGGATTCATGCAGGTTATGACGGCGAGATTGCCGCCGCGCGTACCTGCGCCGTCTCCCAGTCCTCAACACTCACCT carries:
- a CDS encoding FAD-binding oxidoreductase (transcript_id=CADANIAT00009089), with translation MRIINAAPLAGFLSLAGLSLATNPNGTYGCAALKKDIPNSLFERNSTVYNDESNNFWSNTEIMSPECVFRPESATELGTAIKLLKRTNTQFAVRGGGHMGIRGSNNIDGGVLIVMSKLNTLELNEDQSILHLGPSHRWGEVYSYLQPYGLAVAGGRLAPVGVPGLLLAGGVNFYGNQVGWGCDTVVNYEVVLADGSVVQVNKTSYPDLFWALKGGSSNFGLVTRFDVETIKSPLVWAGSYTVSEEYIDDFLKAVATFAANISDPKTHIVPALVPIPGSPTVASAILFYDSADTSFPEVFKPFTDIPVYASTLGFKTLADFAEELGQMVVDDINDVFVAGTVKGTTYGELYHGISIINSTFFARLPELYAKVPASAISTIQLDWQPIGKLWLDASAKAGGNPLGLDASKVYLAYAEVVEWTDSQYDEVVMQWVEETTNAINAATKKAGLYDPFNYIGDAAGFQEIFPGYGAENHRRLAKIAQKYDPHAVFQSLMPGGFKVFEN